The sequence below is a genomic window from Methylocystis sp. IM3.
GCCCCGATGAATGCTGTCGATCCAGGCGGCGCAGGAAAAAGGCGTGACGACGCCGGTCGTGCCGAGGATGGAGAGGCCGCCGACGATGCCGAGGCGCCCGTTGAGCGTATGCTTCGCCATCTCCGCGCCGTGGGGAATCGAAATCTCGATCTTCGCGTCGGCTTCGACGCCGAGCTTTTGCGCGGCTTCCGCGATCGCCTCGGCCATCATGCGCCGCGGCACGGGATTGATCGCGGGCTCGCCCGGCCCCAGCGGCAGGCCGGGCCGAGTCACCGTGCCGACGCCCTCCCCCGCGAGGAAGGACACGCCCGTCCCCGGCGCGGCGCGGCGGACCGTGGCGCGCACGAGGGCGCCATGGGTCACGTCCGGATCGTCGCCCGCGTCCTTCACCACGCCCGCGCGCGCGAAATCGGGTCCGCGCGCAAATTCGGCGAGCGCAAAGGCGACGCGCCGGCCCGAGGGCAGCGCGATCTCGACCGGATCGGGGGGCGGCGCGCCCGTCACCAGCGCCTCGAAGGCGGCGCGGGTCGCGGCGGTGGCGCAGGCGCCGGTCGTCCAGCCCCGGCGCAAGGAGCGATCTTTTGGCGCGTCCGTCATGCGCCATGTGTAGCAAGTCCCCGCGCCCCGCGACATCCCGGCGACACCGGGCCGGCGATCCGCTAAAAGGGTCGCCCGTTTCTAGGAAGGAGCTTGGCCCATGAATCGCAGCCTGACATCCTTTTTCGCCATGATGACGCTCGCGACGGCCGAGGCCGCCGGCGCGCAGGCCTTCGAACTCAGGAGCCCCGACATCGCCGACGGCCAGAGGATCGACATGAAGCATGTCTATGATTCCTTCGGCTGCACGGGCGCCAATCTCTCTCCCGAACTGACCTGGAGCGACCCGCCGGCCGGCACGAAGAGCTTCGCCGTGCTGATGCACGATCCCGACGCGCCGACCGGCGGCGCGGGCTTCTGGCACTGGCTCGTCGTGGATATTCCGCCGGACGCGCGCAGACTCAATCAGGGCGCCGGCGACGCTTCCGGCAAGAACCTGCCGCCCGGCGCGCATCATCTCGAAAATGACTTCGGCGACAGATCCTACGGCGGTCCGTGCCCGCCGCCCGGCAAGCCGCATCGCTATGTCATCACCGTCTATGCGCTGAAAACCGACAAGATCGGCGACGCGGGCAAGGGCCGCACGGCGATCGCCGGCTTCACGATCAATCAGAACGCGCTCGCCAAGGCCTCGATCACCGGCCTGTTCGGGCGCTGAGGTGAGGAGGCCGACGACGGATATTGCGGGGGCCAAATCCCTCCCCCTTGCGGGGAGGGAGCAGCGCCCGCCCCAAATATCGGCCGATACGCGCCCATGAGTTTCGGCGTTGCGCTGGCGGCGCTCGCGATCGAAGCGGGCGCGGGCTATCCCGATTCGCTCTTCCGGCGCATCGGCCATCCGGTCACCTGGATCGGCGCCCTCATCGGCGCGCTGGACCGCCGGCTCAACCGTGAGAGCGACACCTTCGCCCGGCGACGCGCCAAGGGCGCCGCGGCGCTGATGCTCGTCGCCGCCCTCCCGCTCGCCGCGGGAGTCGTCATCGAGCGGCTCTGCGAGGCCCTGCCCTTGGGCTGGCTTCTCGCCGCGCTCCTCGCCTCGAGCCTCCTTGCTCAAAGAAGCCTTTACGATCATGTGGCGGCCGTAGCGCAAGGGCTGTCACGCGGCCTCGACGAGGGGCGCCGCGAGGTCGCGAAGATCGTCGGCCGCGACGTGGCCGCGCTCGACGAGGCCGGCGTCGCCCGCGCGGCGATCGAAAGTCTCGCCGAGAATTTCTCCGACGGCGTCGTCGCGCCCGCGCTGTTTCTCGCCCTCTTCGGCTTGCCGGGCGCGCTCGTCTACAAGGCGGTCAACACCGCCGACAGCATGATCGGCCACAAATCCGACCGCCATCTCGCCTTCGGCTGGGCGGCGGCGCGCTGCGACGATCTCCTCAACCTCGTGCCCGCGCGGGTCGCGGCGGGCCTCATCGTTGCGACGGCCGCGGCGATCCCGGCCGCCTCGGCGAAGGGCGCGCTCGACGCCGCCCGCGCCGACGCCGCGCGACACGCCTCGCCCAACGCCGGCTGGCCCGAGGCCGCCATGGCCGGCGCGCTCGGCCTCGCGCTTGGCGGCCCGCGCGCCTATCATGGCGCGACGGTGGACGGCGCCCTGCTCGGGCGTGGCCGGCGGGAGGCCACAGCGGCGGATATTTTTCGCGGATTAATGATTTACAAAGGGTCGGCCGCCGTGCTTTGGCTACTGATGTTCGCCGGCGCGGCGGCGGGCGCTAGATAGGTTGTTTCCCCGGACGCCTTCAATCTGTTTGCATTTCTGCGCGACGATGTCGCGGGCGCTGGACTTTGCATTTTTGAAGAATTCGGCTACAAATTTTTTGTGCAGCGCAGCATAGGAGTAGCGGAAAGGCTCTGAATATGGATCGTATGTCCTATCATGTTTACGAGATGCTGCATCTGGCCTTCGCGCCGGCGCGCGCGGCGACTGACGCCCTGTTGCACACGATCAAGAGCCCCCTCAATCCGCTCTATCACACCTCGCTCGGCCGCAGCATCGCGGCCTCCGCCGAACTCTTCGAGCGCATGACGCGCCGTTACGGCAAGCCGATGTTCGGCCTCGATTCGACCGTCGTCGACGGCGTAACGGTCGAGATCGCCGAAGAGCATGTCTGGATGAAGCCCTTCTGCGGCCTGCTGCATTTCAAGCGGCAGTTCGAGGGCGAGGCGCCGCGTCAATCGAAGCTTCTCATCGTCGCGCCAATGTCGGGCCATTACGCCACGCTGCTGCGCGGGACGGTCGAGGCCTTCCTGCCGAGCCACGACGTCTATATCACCGACTGGGCGGACGCGCGCACCGTGCCGCTCATCGAGGGCGGTTTCGATCTCGACGATTACATCGACTATCTCGAAGAGATGATGGGCTTCCTTGCCGAGGACGGGACGCCCGTCCACACGCTTGGCGTGTGTCAGGCCTCCGTGCCCCTGATCTGCGCCATCGCCGCCATGGAGGCGGCCGACGATCCGGCGGCCCCCCAATCCATGATCCTGATGGGCGGACCGATCGATACGCGCGTCAATCCCACCGCGGTCAACAAGCTCGCCGAGAAGCGCGGCATCGAGTGGTTCCGCCGCCACTGTATCCACACCGTTCCCTTCCCTCATGCGGGCATGGGGCGCGACGTCTATCCGGGCTTCCTCCAGCTTTCGGGCTTCATGGCGATGAATATCGAGCGCCATGTGACGGCTCATATGGAGATGTTCAACCATCTGATCGAGGGCGACGGCGACTCGGCCGAGAAACACCGCGACTTTTACGACGAATATCTCGCCGTGATGGATCTGACGGCCGAATTCTATCTCCAGACGGTCGAGCGCGTATTCATCCGGCACGAAGTGCCGCTCGGGCTCCTGCGCCATCGCGGCGAACTCGTCGACCTCAAGGCGATCCGCCGCACGGCCCTGCTCACTGTCGAAGGCGAGAAGGACGATATTTCCGGCGTCGGCCAGACGCTCGCCGCGCAAGAGCTCTGCGCCGGCATTCCGGCGGCGCGCAAGGCGCATCACTTGCAGGACGGCGTCGGCCATTACGGCGTTTTCAACGGCTCCCGCTTTCGCCGCGACATTGCGCCGCGCATCTGCGCCTTCACCGGGGACATGGAGCGCGTCGAGGCGTAAGGCGTCCTCAGCCCTCTCCCGGCTCGCAGGGAGAGGGCGAAGCCTCTCCCCTCAGAGCGTCGGCAGGCGACCCGCCTTCAGATTCTCCCGCGCGAGGCCGACGAGCAGGTTCTTCGTCTTCTCGTCGGCGAGCCAGGCGTCGACGCGCGGATTGCCGAGACGCGCGGCGCCTTCTTTTTCATAGGTGCGGAAACAGGCCGCGAGATATTGCGGCAGCGTGAGGAAATCGCCCACGTCATTGGCGAGATGGTGATTTTGCAGCTTGAACAGATAGCCGCCCTGCACGCCGAAGTGTTTCGCGATCGGCGGATAGACCGGAAAAATCTCGGCGCGGGCGAGATCGTGGATCTGATAATAGCTGAAATCCGTGGCCGGCGGCTTCAGCCCGACCTTCTCCCACATGATCTTCGCGATATCGAAGAGCACGTAATGCATGGGATGCACGAGGCTGAACATGAAGACGCCGCGGCGCGACCACTTCATCAGCTCCGTCGAGAGATCGACGTCGAAATCCCGCTTGGTGGTTTCGAGCAGTTCGCGCGCCGCGTCGTTCCAGATGTCGAGATAGCCCGCCGCCTGAAAGACGTTTTCGTTGAACAACGCCCGCGTCTCGTCGAGCGACAGGCCCGCCCGATAGCCGAAGACGGCGATCGCCGAATGATAGGGGCCGAGCGGCCCGAAGATGAAGCCGTGCAGCGGCTGCGTGGGGTCCTGGATGTAAATGAGATCGGGATGAAAGGCCGCGAAGGTCACGGCCGGCAGCCGCGTCACGCGCGGCAGGCGCTGGCGCAGCTCGGCCGAATCTCCCGGCCCGCGCAAATGACCCGAGAGGAACTCGTGGGAGAAGACGTAATCATAGGTTTCGAGCGTCTTGACCAAGAGATCGAAATTGGCGAAGCGCGAATGCCCGATCGCCGAGAAATGATGGACGGTGGCGCTCGGGTCCATGACCTTCATCGCATAGGCGACGCCGAACGCCTGGCAATTGCCCATCACCGCGATGCGCGGGCCGGTGGTGCGGATCTGGCGCCCGGTCAGCTTGGCTATGCGCGGCTCGATGGCGTACTGGATCCAGGACTTGAAAATCTGCTTCTCGATCTGGGAGAACATTTGGGTCATTCACCGGCCTTGCCGCCTGGGCCGCGTCGTCCGCCGGCCTGCGGCTGGTGACAAGCGGCGGCGCCTTCGTCTATGGTCCGCTCACGAGCGATGGCGCGCCACAACAACACGCCAAGCGCCATCCGTGACTTGATTCACACCGCGATCAGGAGTTTGCCCCGTGGCGGACAATCCCTATAGCTCCCTACCCGACCATCGCTTCTGGCGCAAGGCTGTGACCGGTCTGCCGCCCTTCGCCATCGATCCGCTGATGTCGACGCCGTTCAAGATCGCGCGCGAGGATCGCGTGGCGACGGCCGGAAGCTGCTTCGCGCAGGAAATCGCCCACCGCCTCCAGACGAGCGGCTACACCTATTATCTCGCCGAAAAGCCGCCGCAGGGCATGTCGGCCGAGGAGGCGCTGCGCCGCAATTACTCGATGTATTCCTGCCGCTACGGCAATATCTACACCACCGCGCAGTTCCGCCAGCTCCTCGACCGCGCTTACGGCGATTTCAAGCCGTCGCTCGATTACTGGAACAGCCCGGACGACGGCCGATTCGTCGATCCCTTCCGCCCGCGGATCGAACCTGAGGGCTACGCCACGCTGGAGGACATGCGGGCCGACCGCGAGGGTCACCTCGCCGCCGTGCGCCACATGCTCGAAACGATGGACGTCTTCGTCTTCACTTTCGGGCACACGGAGACCTGGCGCCACAAGGCGGACGGCGCGATCCTGCAACTCGCGCCAGGCGTCGCCGGCGGGACGTGGGACGATAGCGTCTACGAGTTCTACAATATGACGGTGAGCGAGGTCGTCCGCGACTTCCTCGCCGCCGTGGACCGCATCCGCGCCGTCAATCCGAAAGTGCGCATCATTCTCAGCGTCTCGCCCGTCGGCATCATCGCGACCTATGAGGACCGGCATGTCGTCGTATCGAATACGGCGGTGAAGTCGATCCTGCGCGCGGCCGCCGACGAGGTCGTGCGGGCGCGGCCGAACATCGCTTATTTCCCCTCTTACGATCTCGTCAACGTCTCGCCGAACGCCGGACGCTTCTATCGGGAGGATACGCGGCGCATCAATTCGCACGGCATCGACCGCACGATGAAGATGTTCTTCGATCACTTCACCGACCGCGCGCGCGAAGAGGAGGCGGTGCGCGCGCTCAAGGTCGATGTGGCCGCCGAGGCCGAAGCCAACGCCCGCGTCGTCTGCGACGAGGAAGCAATCGAGTCGGCCTGAGCTTTTCACCTCATACAAGGATTGCAGGATGATCATTGGTTCGCTTGCGCTCGCGGCGGCGGGCGCGTTCACCGGCGCGTCTCTTTACGTCAATTATGTCGAGCAGCCCGCGCGTCTGGCCTTAAGCGACGACGCGCTCATCAAGGAGTGGGAGCCCTCCGATCATCGCGGCTTCCTCCTGCTCGCCGGATTGGCGGCGGCTGCCGCAATTTTCGGCTTCATCGCCTATCGCGAGCTCGATGATCTGCGCTGGCTCTTCGGCGCCCTCGTCATGCTCGCCTCATGGCCCTACACCTATTGGGCGATCGTGCCGCTCAACAACCGCATCCTGGGCCTCATCGGGGCCGATGCGGCCCATGAGGCCCGCAAGGTCATCGACCTGTGGGGCCGGCTGGAGCTGGGGCAGACCGCGATCGGAGTACTGGGCCTCGCGATTTTCGTCTGGGCGGCGGGCTGACGCTTCGGCGCCATTTTTGAAGAGCGGCGTTCATGACCTATGATCTCGTGGTGATCGGCTCCGGGCCGGGCGGCTATGTCTGCGCTCTGAGGGCGGCGCAACTGGGGCTGAAGACAGCCGTTGTCGAGAAGGACGCGACCTATGGCGGGACCTGCCTGAACGTCGGCTGCATCCCCTCGAAGGCGCTGCTTCACGCCTCGCATATGTTCGACGAGGCCGCCCATGGCCTTGCGCCGCTCGGCGTCATCGTCGATCCGCCCCGGCTCGATCTCCCGGCGATGATGAAGCACAAGGCCGACACGGTGGGCGCCAATGTCACTGGCGTCGCCTTTCTCTTCAAAAAGAACAAGGTCGATCCCTATCGCGGGGTCGGCCGCCTCGCCGGTCCCGGCAAGGTCGTCGTAACCGGGCCGGACGGCGCGATCCAGACTCTCGAGACGAAGAACGTCGTCATCGCCACGGGCTCGGCGGTCGCGCCGTTGCGCGACGCGTCGGGCGCCGACATCCCCATCGACGAGAAGACGATCGTCTCCTCGACCGGGGCGCTGGCGCTGGAGAAGGTTCCTCAAAGGCTCGTCGTCGTCGGCGCGGGCGTCATCGGCCTCGAGCTCGGTTCGGTCTGGCGCCGGCTCGGCGCGCAGGTGACGGCGATCGAATATCTCGACCGCGTGCTGCCCGGTTTCGATCTCGAAGTCGCGTCGCGCTTTCAGAAGGTTCTCGAAAAGCAGGGCTTCGCCTTCAAGCTTTCCTCCAAGGTCACGAGCGTCGCGAGCGGGGGCGAAAGCGTCGTCGTCTCCTATTCTTCCGTCGATGGCGCGACGTCCGACAAGATCGAGGCCGATGTCGTGCTGATCGCCACGGGCCGCATTCCTTATACGCAAGGGCTCGGGCTCGAAGAGGCGGGCGTCGCGCTGGAGCGCGGACGCATCGTCATCGACGCGCATTTCGCGACCAACGTCCCCGGCGTCTACGCCATCGGGGACGTTGTGCGCGGTCCGATGCTCGCCCATAAGGCGGAGGACGAGGGCGTGGCCGTCGCCGAAATTCTCGCGGGCCAGGCCGGTCATGTAAATTACAAGGTCATTCCGGGGGTCGTGTACACTTCGCCGGAGGTGGCTTCCGTCGGCGTCACCGAGGAAGAGGCAAGGGGCCAAGGGCTGAATGTCGCGATCGGCAAATTCCCCTTCTCG
It includes:
- the lpdA gene encoding dihydrolipoyl dehydrogenase translates to MTYDLVVIGSGPGGYVCALRAAQLGLKTAVVEKDATYGGTCLNVGCIPSKALLHASHMFDEAAHGLAPLGVIVDPPRLDLPAMMKHKADTVGANVTGVAFLFKKNKVDPYRGVGRLAGPGKVVVTGPDGAIQTLETKNVVIATGSAVAPLRDASGADIPIDEKTIVSSTGALALEKVPQRLVVVGAGVIGLELGSVWRRLGAQVTAIEYLDRVLPGFDLEVASRFQKVLEKQGFAFKLSSKVTSVASGGESVVVSYSSVDGATSDKIEADVVLIATGRIPYTQGLGLEEAGVALERGRIVIDAHFATNVPGVYAIGDVVRGPMLAHKAEDEGVAVAEILAGQAGHVNYKVIPGVVYTSPEVASVGVTEEEARGQGLNVAIGKFPFSANGRARSMRETEGFVKIIADAVTDRVLGVHILGAGAGELIAEAAVLMEFSGSSEDLARTCHAHPTMSEAMKEAALAVAKRALHI
- a CDS encoding cobalt-precorrin-5B (C(1))-methyltransferase, encoding MTDAPKDRSLRRGWTTGACATAATRAAFEALVTGAPPPDPVEIALPSGRRVAFALAEFARGPDFARAGVVKDAGDDPDVTHGALVRATVRRAAPGTGVSFLAGEGVGTVTRPGLPLGPGEPAINPVPRRMMAEAIAEAAQKLGVEADAKIEISIPHGAEMAKHTLNGRLGIVGGLSILGTTGVVTPFSCAAWIDSIHRGVDVARASGLVHLAATTGSTSEAAVQKLYGLPDAALIEMGDFVGGFLKYLRTHPVARVTIGGGFAKMAKLAQGRLDLHSGRSTLDLAELAETARAAGADGETQARIRHANSALDALLIARAEGVDLAAPVARSAFATAARALGAACESELQIMVFDREGGLLAQTPFKRACDA
- a CDS encoding WcbI family polysaccharide biosynthesis putative acetyltransferase; the encoded protein is MTQMFSQIEKQIFKSWIQYAIEPRIAKLTGRQIRTTGPRIAVMGNCQAFGVAYAMKVMDPSATVHHFSAIGHSRFANFDLLVKTLETYDYVFSHEFLSGHLRGPGDSAELRQRLPRVTRLPAVTFAAFHPDLIYIQDPTQPLHGFIFGPLGPYHSAIAVFGYRAGLSLDETRALFNENVFQAAGYLDIWNDAARELLETTKRDFDVDLSTELMKWSRRGVFMFSLVHPMHYVLFDIAKIMWEKVGLKPPATDFSYYQIHDLARAEIFPVYPPIAKHFGVQGGYLFKLQNHHLANDVGDFLTLPQYLAACFRTYEKEGAARLGNPRVDAWLADEKTKNLLVGLARENLKAGRLPTL
- a CDS encoding YbhB/YbcL family Raf kinase inhibitor-like protein translates to MNRSLTSFFAMMTLATAEAAGAQAFELRSPDIADGQRIDMKHVYDSFGCTGANLSPELTWSDPPAGTKSFAVLMHDPDAPTGGAGFWHWLVVDIPPDARRLNQGAGDASGKNLPPGAHHLENDFGDRSYGGPCPPPGKPHRYVITVYALKTDKIGDAGKGRTAIAGFTINQNALAKASITGLFGR
- a CDS encoding DUF1772 domain-containing protein; protein product: MIIGSLALAAAGAFTGASLYVNYVEQPARLALSDDALIKEWEPSDHRGFLLLAGLAAAAAIFGFIAYRELDDLRWLFGALVMLASWPYTYWAIVPLNNRILGLIGADAAHEARKVIDLWGRLELGQTAIGVLGLAIFVWAAG
- a CDS encoding polyhydroxyalkanoate depolymerase, whose protein sequence is MDRMSYHVYEMLHLAFAPARAATDALLHTIKSPLNPLYHTSLGRSIAASAELFERMTRRYGKPMFGLDSTVVDGVTVEIAEEHVWMKPFCGLLHFKRQFEGEAPRQSKLLIVAPMSGHYATLLRGTVEAFLPSHDVYITDWADARTVPLIEGGFDLDDYIDYLEEMMGFLAEDGTPVHTLGVCQASVPLICAIAAMEAADDPAAPQSMILMGGPIDTRVNPTAVNKLAEKRGIEWFRRHCIHTVPFPHAGMGRDVYPGFLQLSGFMAMNIERHVTAHMEMFNHLIEGDGDSAEKHRDFYDEYLAVMDLTAEFYLQTVERVFIRHEVPLGLLRHRGELVDLKAIRRTALLTVEGEKDDISGVGQTLAAQELCAGIPAARKAHHLQDGVGHYGVFNGSRFRRDIAPRICAFTGDMERVEA
- the cbiB gene encoding adenosylcobinamide-phosphate synthase CbiB, whose translation is MSFGVALAALAIEAGAGYPDSLFRRIGHPVTWIGALIGALDRRLNRESDTFARRRAKGAAALMLVAALPLAAGVVIERLCEALPLGWLLAALLASSLLAQRSLYDHVAAVAQGLSRGLDEGRREVAKIVGRDVAALDEAGVARAAIESLAENFSDGVVAPALFLALFGLPGALVYKAVNTADSMIGHKSDRHLAFGWAAARCDDLLNLVPARVAAGLIVATAAAIPAASAKGALDAARADAARHASPNAGWPEAAMAGALGLALGGPRAYHGATVDGALLGRGRREATAADIFRGLMIYKGSAAVLWLLMFAGAAAGAR
- a CDS encoding GSCFA domain-containing protein encodes the protein MADNPYSSLPDHRFWRKAVTGLPPFAIDPLMSTPFKIAREDRVATAGSCFAQEIAHRLQTSGYTYYLAEKPPQGMSAEEALRRNYSMYSCRYGNIYTTAQFRQLLDRAYGDFKPSLDYWNSPDDGRFVDPFRPRIEPEGYATLEDMRADREGHLAAVRHMLETMDVFVFTFGHTETWRHKADGAILQLAPGVAGGTWDDSVYEFYNMTVSEVVRDFLAAVDRIRAVNPKVRIILSVSPVGIIATYEDRHVVVSNTAVKSILRAAADEVVRARPNIAYFPSYDLVNVSPNAGRFYREDTRRINSHGIDRTMKMFFDHFTDRAREEEAVRALKVDVAAEAEANARVVCDEEAIESA